In one Micromonospora polyrhachis genomic region, the following are encoded:
- a CDS encoding TetR/AcrR family transcriptional regulator, translating to MPARGDHDARRADVSEAVWRVLAARGFGGLTLRAVAAEMTASTGLLTHYFPSKRALVRHALDVAEERSETRARQIAEAPGLPALRAALLDVLPLTAELVAMSRVWVSFWDAALGDPDLGLRQTQRYVRWRARLRVHVEAAIGRGELPEATDPEEVAAMAAAFAHGLVVQVLFDPDRFPPARQTTLLDGFLSALPRA from the coding sequence ATGCCCGCACGAGGAGACCACGACGCGCGGCGGGCCGACGTCTCCGAGGCGGTCTGGCGGGTGCTCGCGGCCCGAGGATTCGGTGGACTGACGCTGCGGGCGGTCGCCGCCGAGATGACCGCCTCGACCGGTCTGCTCACCCACTACTTCCCCAGCAAGCGGGCACTGGTCCGGCACGCGCTCGACGTCGCCGAGGAGCGCAGCGAGACCCGCGCGCGGCAGATCGCCGAGGCGCCGGGCCTGCCGGCGCTGCGGGCCGCGCTGCTCGACGTGCTTCCGCTCACCGCCGAGTTGGTCGCGATGAGCCGGGTCTGGGTGAGCTTCTGGGACGCGGCGCTGGGCGATCCCGACCTCGGCCTCCGGCAGACCCAGCGGTACGTCCGCTGGCGCGCGCGGCTGCGGGTCCACGTCGAGGCGGCGATCGGCCGGGGTGAGCTGCCCGAGGCCACCGACCCGGAGGAGGTGGCCGCGATGGCTGCCGCGTTCGCGCACGGGCTCGTCGTGCAGGTGCTCTTCGACCCGGACCGCTTTCCACCGGCCCGGCAGACCACCTTGCTGGACGGTTTCCTGAGCGCGTTACCTCGGGCGTAA
- a CDS encoding DUF397 domain-containing protein, whose protein sequence is MDLTGARWRKSTRSGANGGDCVEVADNLPGVVLVRDTKDRDGGTLAFGPAAWLAFVSYAATRD, encoded by the coding sequence ATGGATCTGACCGGTGCCCGGTGGCGTAAGTCCACCCGGAGCGGCGCTAACGGCGGCGACTGCGTCGAGGTGGCCGACAACCTGCCCGGCGTCGTGTTGGTGCGCGACACCAAGGACCGGGACGGTGGCACGTTGGCCTTCGGCCCGGCGGCCTGGCTGGCCTTCGTGTCGTACGCCGCCACACGCGACTGA
- a CDS encoding TetR/AcrR family transcriptional regulator, whose product MTKERDGQARATAGSTDTPRPAEPGRRRADARPAEPGRRRADAQRNIEAILNAGLAYLSQGHEVNMAEIARAAGVGRVTLYGHFPAKEALVDALVAYAITRANEALDAVDLGDGPAPQALARLIDSAWQILNEHRQLMRIGPRYLGPERMRAHHDQVMTRVEQLISRGQRDGDIRTDLPRAWLVTTFYTLLHAATEEVAADRLDPVEAGKIVTTTVLAALAVM is encoded by the coding sequence GTGACCAAAGAACGTGACGGCCAGGCACGGGCGACGGCCGGGTCAACGGATACGCCTCGCCCGGCTGAACCGGGCCGTCGTCGGGCGGATGCCCGCCCGGCTGAGCCCGGCCGTCGTCGGGCGGATGCCCAACGCAACATCGAGGCCATCCTGAACGCCGGGCTGGCCTACCTGAGCCAGGGGCACGAGGTCAACATGGCGGAGATCGCCCGGGCCGCCGGAGTCGGTCGGGTCACCCTCTATGGCCATTTCCCGGCGAAGGAGGCCCTGGTCGACGCGCTGGTCGCGTACGCGATCACCCGCGCCAACGAAGCACTCGACGCTGTCGACCTCGGTGACGGACCGGCCCCGCAGGCGCTGGCTCGGCTGATCGACTCGGCGTGGCAGATCCTCAACGAGCACCGACAGTTGATGCGCATCGGGCCCCGCTACCTGGGGCCGGAACGAATGCGCGCCCACCACGACCAGGTCATGACCCGGGTGGAGCAGCTGATCAGCCGCGGCCAGCGCGACGGTGACATCCGTACCGACCTGCCCCGTGCGTGGCTCGTGACCACGTTCTACACCCTGCTGCACGCGGCTACCGAAGAGGTCGCCGCGGACCGCCTCGACCCTGTGGAAGCGGGGAAGATCGTGACCACCACCGTCCTGGCCGCCCTCGCCGTGATGTGA
- a CDS encoding GNAT family N-acetyltransferase: MFAYPLTDNAELRPLEPWQAADFAAYVERHRAHLAPWLPWAQIIVDEPSARQWLQRYAERQAADSGRIYGIWLDGALVGGTLFRVFDTASGVCEVGVWLSPEAQGQGLVNRAARCMIDWAVDVRGMARVEWRVDATNTRSIAVANRLGMTRDGVLREVFPLNGVRIDLEVWSVLAHEWRATHAEAV; the protein is encoded by the coding sequence GTGTTCGCGTACCCGCTCACCGACAACGCCGAGCTTCGGCCACTCGAACCGTGGCAGGCGGCCGACTTTGCCGCGTACGTCGAACGCCACCGCGCCCACCTCGCGCCCTGGCTGCCGTGGGCGCAGATCATCGTCGACGAGCCCAGTGCCCGGCAGTGGTTGCAGCGCTACGCCGAGCGGCAGGCCGCCGACAGCGGCCGGATCTACGGCATCTGGCTCGACGGCGCGCTCGTCGGCGGCACCCTGTTCCGGGTCTTCGACACCGCCAGCGGCGTCTGCGAGGTGGGCGTCTGGCTCTCCCCCGAGGCGCAGGGGCAGGGGCTGGTCAACCGCGCCGCCCGCTGCATGATCGACTGGGCGGTCGACGTACGGGGAATGGCCCGGGTGGAATGGCGGGTGGATGCCACCAATACCCGCAGCATCGCCGTCGCCAACCGACTCGGCATGACCCGGGACGGCGTGCTGCGTGAGGTGTTCCCGCTCAACGGCGTCCGCATCGACCTCGAAGTCTGGTCGGTACTCGCCCACGAGTGGCGCGCGACCCACGCCGAAGCGGTCTGA
- a CDS encoding helix-turn-helix domain-containing protein: MATDKPTTADLIRTQLRRMRTAAGLSQEEFGKRAHYSASMVSAVELGQRPLDAAYLARADEVLGTGDLFVRLLELAKRDGEPLWFRPWLDAERRATQLRCFHPTLIPGLLQTANYARALFRGDTSLTEERIEQLVAARLERQTILDRAEPPQFTTVIDEAALDRFAEECAGILARWESVRNEALPRRQSIELIKELVRPWI; this comes from the coding sequence GTGGCGACTGACAAGCCAACTACGGCGGACCTCATCCGGACCCAACTGCGCCGAATGCGTACGGCCGCCGGACTGAGCCAGGAGGAGTTCGGCAAGCGGGCGCACTATTCGGCGTCGATGGTGTCGGCGGTGGAGTTGGGCCAGCGCCCGCTGGACGCCGCCTACCTGGCCCGCGCGGACGAGGTGCTCGGTACGGGTGACCTCTTCGTACGACTGCTGGAGCTGGCCAAACGCGACGGTGAACCGTTGTGGTTCCGGCCCTGGCTGGACGCCGAACGCCGAGCCACCCAACTGCGGTGCTTCCACCCGACGTTGATCCCCGGTCTGCTTCAGACGGCCAACTACGCCCGCGCCCTCTTCCGGGGCGACACCAGCCTCACCGAGGAGCGAATCGAGCAGTTGGTAGCCGCCAGGCTGGAACGGCAGACCATCCTGGACCGGGCCGAGCCGCCGCAGTTCACCACAGTGATCGACGAGGCGGCGCTGGACCGGTTCGCCGAGGAGTGCGCCGGGATACTGGCAAGGTGGGAGAGTGTGCGTAACGAGGCGCTGCCTCGACGGCAGTCGATCGAGCTGATCAAGGAGTTGGTGCGGCCATGGATCTGA
- a CDS encoding L,D-transpeptidase, protein MPFDPFEPSAPPRGWQRVVLVGGVITLIIGTVVLASATIANLRRTGTQPGAVATPQPVADTGRVGPNASPPSSPSVEAPIGATPPPANLPVVDYGPAPRGFPTDPATLSTDPLREGLHPLRLVGAYDAPGGQPRAFLAPTIQGVELTMPIVERRAGWAAVLLPSVNRTLAWVPPDGWSSVPLRDQLVVTRRSHQLFWFRDGTLVRSWQVSLGVARTPTPLGRTFLLGRSTLPGAVYADTDVFALGAVPDNPKAIPPGLRDAHIGLHTWYHDGELGKDTTDGCIRLPRKGQRQLLSEVRPGTSLVVVDQFTPQSRSASPIPGT, encoded by the coding sequence ATGCCTTTTGACCCTTTCGAGCCCTCCGCGCCGCCGCGCGGCTGGCAGCGGGTCGTACTCGTTGGCGGAGTGATCACGCTCATCATCGGCACAGTCGTACTGGCGTCGGCTACCATCGCCAACCTGCGCCGCACCGGAACACAACCGGGGGCGGTCGCCACACCGCAACCGGTCGCCGACACCGGACGCGTGGGTCCGAACGCGTCTCCACCCTCATCGCCGTCCGTCGAGGCTCCGATCGGCGCAACCCCGCCACCGGCCAACCTGCCGGTCGTGGACTACGGGCCGGCACCGCGAGGCTTCCCCACCGATCCGGCAACACTGTCGACCGATCCGCTGCGCGAGGGCCTGCACCCGCTGCGCCTGGTCGGCGCGTACGACGCACCGGGCGGGCAGCCCCGGGCCTTCCTCGCCCCCACCATCCAGGGGGTCGAGCTGACCATGCCGATCGTCGAGCGGCGGGCAGGCTGGGCCGCCGTACTGTTGCCCTCGGTCAACCGGACCCTGGCCTGGGTACCACCGGACGGCTGGAGCAGCGTGCCGCTACGTGACCAGCTCGTCGTGACCCGCCGGAGTCACCAGCTCTTCTGGTTCCGGGACGGGACACTCGTCCGGTCCTGGCAGGTCAGCCTCGGCGTCGCGCGTACGCCCACCCCGCTGGGCCGCACCTTCCTGCTCGGCCGATCCACCCTGCCCGGCGCGGTCTACGCCGACACCGATGTGTTCGCCCTCGGGGCGGTGCCGGACAACCCGAAGGCCATTCCGCCCGGCCTGCGCGACGCACACATCGGGCTGCACACCTGGTATCACGACGGCGAACTGGGCAAGGACACCACGGATGGCTGTATCCGGTTGCCCCGGAAGGGGCAACGGCAGTTGCTGAGCGAGGTCAGGCCGGGAACCTCGCTGGTCGTGGTTGACCAGTTCACTCCGCAGAGCAGGTCGGCGAGCCCGATACCGGGCACGTGA
- a CDS encoding DUF998 domain-containing protein, giving the protein MTNLLLGAGVVGTVLFVVTFLVDGLTRPGYDPVRQPVSALALGPRGWVQVTSFVLCGGLITASALGLGQATGSLWLAIAVAVFGLALVASGVFPMDPMRGYPPGTPDETPSELSWRHHVHDGAGIVVFAALPTAAIVAVFALDGEVWRWYSGFTAVAATLLFVGFGQAWEQDSPRTGLIQRVAIIVGWSWLGVLCAQLAYPS; this is encoded by the coding sequence ATGACGAACCTGCTGCTCGGGGCCGGTGTCGTTGGCACGGTGCTGTTCGTCGTGACGTTCCTTGTCGATGGTCTGACCCGGCCCGGCTACGATCCGGTTCGCCAACCGGTGAGCGCGCTGGCGCTCGGCCCACGCGGCTGGGTTCAGGTCACGAGCTTCGTGCTGTGTGGCGGGCTCATCACCGCCTCCGCCCTCGGGCTCGGGCAGGCCACAGGCAGCCTCTGGTTGGCGATCGCGGTCGCCGTGTTCGGCCTTGCGCTCGTCGCCTCCGGTGTGTTTCCCATGGACCCGATGCGGGGCTACCCACCGGGCACGCCGGACGAGACACCGTCCGAGCTGAGTTGGCGGCACCACGTACACGACGGGGCGGGCATAGTGGTCTTCGCCGCGCTGCCGACCGCCGCCATCGTCGCGGTGTTTGCCCTGGACGGTGAGGTGTGGCGGTGGTACTCAGGGTTTACCGCCGTCGCGGCCACCCTGCTGTTCGTGGGCTTCGGCCAGGCATGGGAGCAGGATTCTCCGCGTACCGGTCTGATCCAGCGCGTCGCGATCATCGTTGGCTGGAGCTGGCTCGGGGTGCTCTGCGCGCAACTCGCCTATCCGTCGTAG
- a CDS encoding DUF3626 domain-containing protein, protein MHGPVRLDRDVEALVLDPSYRGTEVEAAACRLPCPLEWHPGFRLAVSELRRYPDYRGQECVDLGTKIAIDGYLNSRMIGAAALTGDHDEQALKRVWHYVARFGPLPPGG, encoded by the coding sequence GTGCACGGACCGGTCCGGCTGGACCGCGACGTGGAGGCGTTGGTGCTGGACCCGAGCTATCGGGGTACGGAGGTGGAGGCTGCCGCCTGTCGGCTGCCCTGCCCGCTCGAATGGCACCCGGGCTTCCGGCTCGCCGTCAGCGAGTTGCGGCGCTACCCGGACTACCGGGGGCAGGAGTGCGTCGACCTGGGCACAAAGATCGCCATCGACGGCTATCTGAATTCTCGGATGATCGGCGCTGCCGCGCTTACCGGCGACCATGACGAGCAGGCACTGAAGCGGGTCTGGCACTATGTCGCACGGTTCGGGCCCCTGCCGCCAGGCGGCTGA
- a CDS encoding matrixin family metalloprotease encodes MVRRQVRRLGAVLVTLTAATAATLAVATPAHASHGGTAASGILNTTAWRVCISGWTDGQSASSYAITQINPTDVNASSVACTGSYNVSSYAASYPDSWYGLTSCPGGVSGGYCTYKTVQLNGRTATTTTQWRKTATHEFGHVAGLGHRSTNSSCMTSGAAPPIVTTFDSHDTDAINATY; translated from the coding sequence ATGGTCAGACGTCAAGTCCGCCGCCTGGGCGCGGTGCTGGTCACACTCACCGCCGCGACAGCAGCCACGCTGGCCGTGGCCACACCGGCACATGCCTCGCACGGCGGGACAGCGGCCAGCGGAATCCTCAACACCACGGCGTGGCGGGTGTGCATCTCGGGCTGGACGGACGGGCAGAGCGCCTCGTCGTATGCCATCACCCAGATCAACCCGACCGACGTCAACGCGTCGTCGGTGGCCTGCACCGGCAGCTACAACGTGTCGTCCTACGCGGCCAGCTACCCGGACTCGTGGTACGGCCTGACCAGTTGCCCCGGCGGCGTCTCCGGCGGGTACTGCACCTACAAGACCGTCCAGCTCAACGGTCGTACGGCCACCACGACGACCCAGTGGCGCAAGACCGCGACCCATGAGTTCGGGCACGTCGCCGGACTGGGCCATCGGTCCACGAACTCCTCCTGCATGACGTCGGGTGCCGCGCCGCCGATCGTCACCACGTTCGACAGCCACGACACCGACGCGATCAACGCGACCTACTAG
- a CDS encoding helix-turn-helix domain-containing protein, with amino-acid sequence MTSAVAQPPRPFGELLRQWRERRRVSQLELSIQAEVSTRHLSFVETGRSAPSRNMVLQLAEQLDLPLRERNRLLLAAGYAPAYSENSLDAPQMTAVRDAVRQVLTGHEPYPAVVVDRRWHLLDANASLTLFTDAVAPHLLKPPVNVLRVSLHPEGMAPHIVNLGEWRAHLLGRLRRQVEVTGDSELAALAAELRDYPCDQPEPEVELPGPGEIVVPLRFQYGDSVLTFFSTVATFGTPLDITLAELSIESFYPADAQTSDALRTRADMA; translated from the coding sequence ATGACCAGTGCAGTCGCCCAGCCACCCCGCCCCTTCGGTGAGTTGCTGCGACAGTGGCGGGAACGCCGACGGGTCAGTCAACTCGAACTCTCCATCCAGGCCGAGGTCTCCACCCGGCACCTCAGTTTCGTCGAGACCGGCCGCTCGGCACCGAGCCGCAACATGGTGCTCCAGCTCGCCGAGCAGCTCGACCTGCCACTACGGGAACGCAACCGGCTGCTGCTCGCGGCCGGGTACGCCCCGGCGTACTCGGAGAACTCGCTCGACGCCCCACAGATGACGGCGGTACGCGACGCCGTCCGGCAGGTGCTGACCGGGCACGAGCCGTACCCGGCGGTGGTGGTCGACCGCCGGTGGCACCTGCTCGACGCCAACGCCAGCCTCACCCTGTTCACCGACGCCGTCGCGCCGCACCTGCTGAAGCCGCCGGTCAACGTACTCCGGGTCAGCCTGCACCCGGAGGGCATGGCACCGCACATCGTCAACCTTGGCGAGTGGCGGGCCCACCTGCTCGGCCGCCTACGCCGACAGGTCGAGGTCACCGGGGACTCCGAGTTGGCCGCGCTCGCCGCTGAGCTGCGCGACTACCCCTGCGACCAGCCCGAACCAGAGGTCGAGCTGCCGGGGCCCGGCGAGATCGTCGTACCGCTGCGCTTCCAGTACGGCGACAGTGTGCTCACCTTCTTCAGCACCGTCGCCACCTTCGGTACGCCGTTGGACATCACCCTTGCCGAGCTGTCGATCGAGTCGTTCTATCCGGCCGACGCGCAGACCTCCGACGCGCTGCGCACCCGCGCCGATATGGCGTAG
- a CDS encoding MFS transporter, which produces MSHATGHPLHLPETSVDSRRWSVLVLLCLAQFVVILDVTVVNVALPRMAADLGLDRSALTWVVTAYTLCFGGLMMLGGRLADLLGRRQMFLIGLLAFTAASLVAGLAHSGTLLVAARVAQGVGAALLSPAALSILTTTYQGPQRHRALGVWGAIGGGGAAAGVLVGGLLVSGPGWEWIFFVNVPVGVVVAALVPRMVPATPRHQGRLDVPGALLATAASGALIYGLVRAGDVGWTAGTTLLPIIMGVALYAVFAIVEHRVPAPLVQLRLFRQRPMVAGSVVMLAASGLLISGFFLNSLLLQRLLGLSALRTGLVFLPVAIATIIGAHLAGHLIGRIGPRPLAAVGFATAAVGLVLLTRVAPGGNAWTDVLPGFVLTAAGLGTGFITATVTAMSRVDPHHAGMASGTINTAHELGATLGVAIVSTIAGASIDTSAAVTGAGGFADAFWACAIAASVIAATVPWLLPPGPPPVTDGPVFVH; this is translated from the coding sequence ATGAGTCACGCGACGGGGCACCCACTCCACCTCCCCGAGACTTCGGTGGACAGCCGGCGCTGGTCGGTCCTGGTGCTGCTCTGCCTGGCCCAGTTCGTGGTCATCCTGGACGTGACCGTGGTAAACGTGGCGCTTCCCCGGATGGCCGCCGACCTTGGCCTCGACCGCAGCGCCCTGACCTGGGTGGTTACCGCGTACACGCTGTGTTTCGGCGGCCTGATGATGCTCGGCGGCCGGCTGGCCGACCTGCTCGGCCGGCGGCAGATGTTCCTGATCGGACTGCTGGCCTTCACCGCCGCATCACTCGTGGCCGGGCTGGCCCACAGCGGCACACTGCTGGTGGCCGCCCGAGTGGCGCAGGGCGTGGGAGCAGCCCTGTTGTCACCGGCCGCGCTGTCGATCCTGACCACGACTTACCAGGGTCCGCAGCGGCACCGCGCACTCGGCGTGTGGGGAGCGATCGGCGGCGGCGGTGCGGCAGCGGGGGTGCTGGTCGGTGGCCTCCTGGTCTCCGGCCCGGGTTGGGAGTGGATCTTCTTCGTCAACGTGCCCGTCGGGGTGGTGGTCGCCGCCCTGGTCCCCAGGATGGTCCCCGCGACGCCCCGCCATCAGGGCCGGCTGGATGTGCCCGGAGCGCTGCTGGCCACCGCCGCTTCCGGGGCGCTGATCTATGGACTGGTGCGGGCCGGGGACGTCGGCTGGACAGCCGGGACCACCCTGTTGCCGATCATCATGGGCGTGGCGCTCTATGCCGTCTTCGCCATCGTCGAACATCGGGTTCCGGCACCACTGGTCCAACTCCGCCTGTTCCGGCAGCGACCCATGGTCGCCGGCAGCGTCGTGATGCTGGCCGCCTCCGGGCTGCTCATCTCCGGGTTCTTCCTCAACTCGCTGCTGCTGCAACGCCTGCTCGGCCTGTCCGCCCTGCGCACCGGGCTGGTGTTCCTGCCGGTTGCCATCGCCACCATCATCGGCGCGCACCTGGCCGGGCACCTGATCGGCCGGATCGGACCCCGACCGCTGGCCGCTGTCGGGTTCGCCACCGCTGCGGTCGGTCTGGTGCTGCTAACGCGGGTAGCGCCCGGTGGAAACGCGTGGACCGACGTACTGCCCGGGTTCGTGCTGACCGCCGCCGGTCTCGGCACCGGGTTCATCACCGCCACCGTCACCGCGATGAGCCGGGTCGACCCGCACCACGCCGGCATGGCCAGCGGCACCATCAACACCGCTCACGAACTCGGTGCGACCCTGGGTGTGGCGATCGTCTCGACGATTGCCGGTGCCAGCATCGACACCAGCGCCGCCGTAACCGGTGCTGGCGGATTCGCCGATGCGTTCTGGGCATGCGCGATCGCTGCCAGCGTGATCGCCGCGACGGTGCCGTGGCTGTTGCCGCCCGGCCCGCCACCGGTCACCGACGGCCCGGTCTTCGTGCACTGA
- the tcmP gene encoding three-Cys-motif partner protein TcmP: MTFFEDKKPVAILKHAIMNQYIDQFVGKTGLYSPGHRVAVIDGYAGEGRYASGEEASPAMLMRKARELTRINRCLESYLVESEPEPLAKLRHVIASEGADLPVELFRGSIADHLGHLLARVKDVPLLVFLDPFGVMIPFIATVEIFNQRPTQPPATELLINFNASGLRRIAGLLNSEKVIPGKEAALARMDAACGSDWWRQKWLDHGDDHDAAEEGIVAEYARRLASSQRCGWWTTPVRNRAHQKPVYYLVFLTRHPDGFIAFGEALSLGMQRWREALHEIVNANTFFGDEAAFKASEKVLADGWVNEIEANLRRLLSEGRPFKIFDRYGDVFGSAAGQAREMHLRAAWKRLHPGVTRTDSKGDLIKKVIEPA, translated from the coding sequence ATGACCTTCTTCGAGGACAAGAAGCCCGTAGCAATCCTCAAGCACGCGATCATGAACCAGTACATCGATCAGTTCGTAGGCAAGACCGGGCTGTACTCGCCCGGTCATCGGGTCGCGGTCATCGACGGGTACGCAGGCGAGGGGCGCTACGCGTCCGGCGAAGAGGCGTCGCCGGCCATGCTCATGCGGAAGGCGCGCGAGCTTACCCGGATCAACCGATGCCTGGAGAGCTACCTTGTGGAGAGCGAGCCGGAGCCGCTGGCCAAGCTGCGGCACGTTATCGCGTCCGAAGGCGCCGACCTGCCGGTGGAGCTGTTTCGGGGAAGTATCGCCGACCATCTGGGGCACCTGTTGGCGCGGGTCAAGGACGTGCCACTGCTGGTCTTCCTGGACCCGTTCGGGGTCATGATCCCGTTTATCGCCACAGTGGAGATCTTCAACCAGCGTCCGACCCAGCCGCCGGCCACCGAACTGCTCATCAACTTTAACGCCAGTGGCCTGCGCCGGATCGCTGGCCTCCTCAACAGTGAAAAGGTGATCCCCGGCAAGGAGGCCGCACTCGCTCGCATGGACGCCGCCTGTGGGAGTGACTGGTGGCGGCAGAAGTGGCTCGACCATGGCGACGACCACGACGCGGCCGAGGAGGGCATCGTGGCGGAGTACGCCCGTCGGCTGGCCAGCAGCCAGCGGTGCGGCTGGTGGACCACACCGGTACGAAACCGGGCACACCAGAAACCGGTGTACTACCTCGTGTTCCTCACCCGGCACCCCGACGGGTTCATCGCCTTCGGTGAGGCACTCTCGCTCGGAATGCAGAGGTGGCGTGAGGCCCTACACGAGATCGTGAACGCCAACACGTTCTTTGGTGACGAGGCCGCCTTCAAGGCGAGCGAGAAGGTGTTGGCTGACGGATGGGTGAACGAGATCGAGGCGAATCTACGGCGGCTGCTGAGTGAAGGAAGACCTTTCAAGATCTTCGACCGGTACGGTGACGTCTTCGGCAGCGCCGCTGGTCAGGCCCGCGAGATGCACCTCCGGGCAGCCTGGAAGCGCCTCCATCCCGGGGTGACCAGGACCGACTCGAAGGGCGATCTGATCAAGAAGGTCATCGAGCCGGCGTAA
- a CDS encoding nuclear transport factor 2 family protein has protein sequence MAEYNELVERYLAVWNEGDEQARAAAIAALWTENATYTDPMAEVAGHAGIAAVISGVQGMFPGHVFQVHGPVDGHHNVVRFGWELVPAAGGESLVIGFDVAVLAEDGRIRAVHGFLDKVPAAV, from the coding sequence ATGGCTGAGTACAACGAGCTGGTCGAGCGTTACCTCGCTGTCTGGAACGAGGGGGACGAGCAGGCCCGAGCTGCGGCGATCGCGGCACTGTGGACCGAGAACGCCACCTACACCGACCCGATGGCCGAGGTCGCCGGGCATGCCGGAATCGCTGCGGTCATCAGCGGTGTGCAGGGCATGTTCCCCGGGCACGTCTTCCAGGTGCACGGCCCGGTCGACGGCCACCACAACGTCGTACGGTTCGGTTGGGAACTGGTGCCGGCGGCCGGCGGTGAATCACTCGTAATCGGCTTCGATGTTGCCGTGCTGGCGGAGGATGGCCGGATTCGGGCCGTCCACGGATTCCTCGACAAGGTCCCGGCCGCCGTCTGA
- a CDS encoding DUF5131 family protein codes for MADHSAIEWTEATWNPTTGCDRISAGCDNCYALTLAKRLKAMGSAKYQNDGNAITSGPGFDVTIHEDALDIPRRWREPRTVFVNSMSDLFHARVPLDYVRRVFDVMADTPRHTYQVLTKRASRLAKLAPQLDWPGNVWMGMSVESEAELARIDHLRTVPAAVRFISAEPLLGSLDGINLGGIHWLIAGGESGQGARPMDPTWVRQLRDACTASGTAFFFKQWGGRTPKAGGRLLDGRTWDEMPSRELTPAR; via the coding sequence ATGGCCGACCACAGCGCCATCGAATGGACCGAGGCCACGTGGAACCCCACCACCGGATGTGACCGGATTTCGGCCGGCTGCGACAACTGCTACGCCCTCACCCTCGCCAAACGTCTCAAAGCCATGGGCTCCGCCAAATACCAGAACGACGGCAATGCGATCACCTCCGGCCCCGGATTCGACGTCACCATCCACGAAGACGCTTTGGACATTCCCCGCCGCTGGCGGGAGCCCCGCACCGTCTTCGTCAACAGCATGAGCGACCTCTTCCACGCCCGGGTGCCCCTGGACTACGTACGGCGGGTCTTCGACGTCATGGCCGATACGCCGCGCCACACCTATCAGGTGCTCACCAAGCGGGCCAGCCGGCTGGCGAAACTCGCACCGCAACTGGACTGGCCCGGAAACGTGTGGATGGGCATGAGCGTCGAGTCCGAAGCCGAGCTTGCTCGGATCGACCACCTGCGCACCGTCCCCGCGGCGGTCCGGTTCATCTCCGCCGAGCCGCTGCTCGGCTCGCTCGATGGCATCAACCTGGGCGGCATTCACTGGCTGATCGCGGGCGGCGAGTCCGGGCAGGGGGCGCGGCCGATGGACCCCACGTGGGTGCGGCAGCTACGGGACGCCTGCACCGCCTCGGGTACGGCGTTCTTCTTCAAACAGTGGGGTGGCCGTACCCCGAAGGCTGGCGGACGGTTGCTCGACGGACGCACCTGGGACGAGATGCCGTCGCGGGAGCTTACGCCGGCTCGATGA